The Actinomycetota bacterium nucleotide sequence TGATCATTGGGACCGGTCGTGAGGATCGGTCCGATGCCGGCGTCCCAGTTCTTGAGGTTCCCGACCGTGCGGATGAGCCCTTCGCGAGAAAGGTTGGGGCCGGTCATCCCCAGCCACAGTCCGAGCCCGAGCGTGATCGCGATGGGTCCGTAGGTCAAGACGTCCTCCGGCTCGTTCGGCAGATACTTCTCCCGCACGTCGCGCAGCGTCTCCGCGCCCGGGAGGTTCGACCAGGGGATGCACGGCAGCGCCTGGCAGTCGGTGATCATCCCGGTGCACGCCGGCCCGCACACGTCCGCGAGCGTCTGCACCCAACACGTCGCGCATGCCCACTGCACGCCCGTATCCGTCATCCCCCAACCCGCGTTCTCCGCCGAGATGGCGGCGAACACGCCCGTGATCGCGTCCAGCGCGATGACGGCATCCGGCTCGGGGTTGGAGTCGATTCCCTCATAGCAGTTCCGGACCTGCTGGACCTCGGACTGAAGGCCACCGGGCGCCTCCTGAGCCTTCTTGTACGCGATGCATTTCTCGGGCAATTCTCGGCCCGTGATGTGCTTGTAGACCTGCTTCACGACGCGCACCTGGTTGTTGATCAGCGACGGGTCCGAGAAGACCGCCAGGCGCTTGCGTCCGAGCGTGTTCATCAGATAGCCGACGTGGATCGCCGCCACCTTCAGAAGGTCGGTGCCCGGTGCGTAGTTGTACGTATCGAGCCTCGGGTAGCGCATCTCGGAGAAGTAGCACCAGATCCCCGGAACCTTCTTCTTGTTCTGGTACTGCGTCGCCGGTCCCATCAGGTTCGATTGGAGGTAACAGTCGCGCACCAGGAAAGCGTTCTCGACGTCGATGAGGCGTCGCATCGCGGCCGCGGCCTCATCCTGATCGTTGCGGTTAAGCGAGAGCACCTTCAG carries:
- a CDS encoding ABC transporter substrate-binding protein, with protein sequence MRRWLVNALALALALTACGTTVLARKIEPAAAPSIEPSARATQLSGGTQGDVNLDEQVPGIVGSDPASRCGTNANPSHGFTAKSIKWGTIIPLSGALRPLGEQTARVMRVAVNYLNTIKSVPGGFDWSCPTRPGIWGRTVELKVLSLNRNDQDEAAAAMRRLIDVENAFLVRDCYLQSNLMGPATQYQNKKKVPGIWCYFSEMRYPRLDTYNYAPGTDLLKVAAIHVGYLMNTLGRKRLAVFSDPSLINNQVRVVKQVYKHITGRELPEKCIAYKKAQEAPGGLQSEVQQVRNCYEGIDSNPEPDAVIALDAITGVFAAISAENAGWGMTDTGVQWACATCWVQTLADVCGPACTGMITDCQALPCIPWSNLPGAETLRDVREKYLPNEPEDVLTYGPIAITLGLGLWLGMTGPNLSREGLIRTVGNLKNWDAGIGPILTTGPNDHFGGKAIWLINFTGESFDDRTNGFVTLSDVKVPGSLTET